In Aedes albopictus strain Foshan chromosome 3, AalbF5, whole genome shotgun sequence, the following are encoded in one genomic region:
- the LOC109426935 gene encoding sodium-dependent nutrient amino acid transporter 1-like isoform X2 has protein sequence MVVGQFSSRGCVKVFDLCPLMRGVGVGQTITMFTIVGYYAALLSLAMRYFVDSFQYTLPWSECRSDWDCVDSSKASIHISNSTTTKPSAEFYFTKTVTEQFSDLENGIGIPNYQLVLCLLVSWVLITVLVIKGIKSSGKASYFLAIFPYVILFGLLVRAVTLDGAFDGIRYLITPQWDKLLDTEVWYEAVSQCFFSLTVGLGAVIVYSSFNSFSNNIYRDAMIISWLDTFTSMLSGVIVFGVVGNVAYITKKNVTDVMKGGPELTFVVYPDAIAKMPTWPNFFAVMFFLMFILLGLGSNMGIVTTILTSIKDRYPGVKIWKVVIAIAVAGFCCGLVYISPGGFYVLDVVDYYGVTFPTLVLVVLEAFTFCWLYGVNRICMDIKFMLGIKTGIFWRICWGFLTLSILITITCMQVFKYKAKKVPHGYNVFGWCLFGVTVLQVVGWAIYATARQPQSSFGSKLCNALKPTDDWGPESEQVKRNYNVTVAKRKTKRSRIKTLRARVFKNVSK, from the exons ATGGTTGTTGGGCAGTTTTCGAGCAGAGGATGCGTTAAGGTGTTCGACTTGTGCCCGTTGATGCGTGGTGTCGGAGTTGGACAGACTATAACGATGTTCACGATCGTCGGATATTATGCAGCGCTGCTGTCGCTGGCTATGCGATACTTCGTAGACTCGTTCCAGTACACTCTTCCGTGGTCCGAGTGTCGTTCGGATTGGGATTGCGTAGACTCATCTAAGGCTTCGATTCACATTTCCAACAGTACGACTACGAAGCCATCTGCAGAGTTCTACTTCAC AAAGACTGTTACGGAACAATTCTCAGATCTTGAAAACGGGATCGGCATTCCAAATTACCAGCTAGTTCTCTGCTTGCTGGTCAGCTGGGTATTGATAACAGTGCTCGTAATCAAAGGAATCAAGAGCTCCGGCAAAGCATCCTACTTCCTTGCCATCTTTCCGTACGTTATCCTTTTTGGCTTACTGGTCCGTGCCGTCACTTTGGACGGAGCATTTGATGGCATCCGGTACTTGATCACACCTCAGTGGGACAAACTTCTGGACACTGAAGTTTGGTACGAGGCCGTATCTCAATGCTTTTTCTCCCTTACCGTTGGTTTGGGAGCCGTGATAGTGTACTCTTCGTTCAACAGTTTCTCCAATAACATCTACCG CGACGCCATGATCATCTCCTGGCTGGACACTTTCACCTCGATGCTCTCGGGAGTGATCGTATTTGGAGTGGTCGGTAACGTAGCCTACATAACCAAGAAGAACGTAACGGATGTCATGAAAGGAGGTCCAGAGTTGACGTTTGTGGTGTATCCGGACGCTATTGCCAAGATGCCCACGTGGCCCAATTTCTTCGCGGTGATGTTCTTCCTGATGTTCATCCTGCTTGGTTTGGGCAGTAATATGGGAATTGTGACGACGATCTTGACCTCGATCAAGGATCGCTATCCGGGAGTGAAAATCTGGAAGGTGGTTATCGCGATCGCGGTGGCAGGGTTCTGCTGCGGACTGGTGTACATCTCACCC GGCGGGTTCTACGTACTAGACGTGGTAGACTACTATGGCGTTACGTTCCCCACTTTGGTACTGGTAGTTCTGGAAGCGTTCACCTTCTGTTGGCTGTATGGCGTAAATCGTATCTGTATGGATATCAAATTCATGCTCGGCATCAAAactggaattttctggagaatatGTTGGGGTTTCCTGACACTGTCCATCCTTATTACCATCACTTGTATGCAAGTATTCAAATACAAAGCAAAAAAGGTGCCCCATGGCTATAACG TTTTCGGTTGGTGTCTCTTCGGCGTGACCGTACTTCAAGTTGTTGGTTGGGCCATCTATGCCACTGCCCGGCAACCACAGAGCAGTTTTGGAAGTAAACTATGTAATGCCCTCAAGCCAACTGATGATTGGGGTCCAGAATCTGAGCAGGTTAAACGGAACTACAATGTAACGGTGGCAAAGCGCAAAACAAAACGTTCCAGAATAAAAACACTGCGAGCGAGAGTATTTAAAAATGTTTCGAAATGA
- the LOC109426935 gene encoding sodium-dependent nutrient amino acid transporter 1-like isoform X1 has translation MAAEESNPMQPLCDGGSPKVLHAKKNVEDSQNVSLPEAITVSLYTENALNSTESGGTTREKWTRNIEFLLSCVALSVGFGNVWRFPYTALNNGGGAFVIPYLVVLLVVGRPLYYLEMVVGQFSSRGCVKVFDLCPLMRGVGVGQTITMFTIVGYYAALLSLAMRYFVDSFQYTLPWSECRSDWDCVDSSKASIHISNSTTTKPSAEFYFTKTVTEQFSDLENGIGIPNYQLVLCLLVSWVLITVLVIKGIKSSGKASYFLAIFPYVILFGLLVRAVTLDGAFDGIRYLITPQWDKLLDTEVWYEAVSQCFFSLTVGLGAVIVYSSFNSFSNNIYRDAMIISWLDTFTSMLSGVIVFGVVGNVAYITKKNVTDVMKGGPELTFVVYPDAIAKMPTWPNFFAVMFFLMFILLGLGSNMGIVTTILTSIKDRYPGVKIWKVVIAIAVAGFCCGLVYISPGGFYVLDVVDYYGVTFPTLVLVVLEAFTFCWLYGVNRICMDIKFMLGIKTGIFWRICWGFLTLSILITITCMQVFKYKAKKVPHGYNVFGWCLFGVTVLQVVGWAIYATARQPQSSFGSKLCNALKPTDDWGPESEQVKRNYNVTVAKRKTKRSRIKTLRARVFKNVSK, from the exons AACGTCAGCCTTCCCGAAGCGATAACGGTCAGCTTGTATACAGAGAATGCGTTGAACTCGACTGAATCAGGTGGAACTACTCGCGAGAAATGGACCAGGAATATCGAGTTCCTGCTTTCGTGCGTGGCACTGTCCGTTGGATTCGGGAACGTTTGGAGGTTTCCCTACACGGCACTGAACAATGGAGGCGGTGCGTTCGTTATCCCGTATTTGGTGGTACTGCTGGTCGTTGGACGACCGCTGTACTACCTGGAGATGGTTGTTGGGCAGTTTTCGAGCAGAGGATGCGTTAAGGTGTTCGACTTGTGCCCGTTGATGCGTGGTGTCGGAGTTGGACAGACTATAACGATGTTCACGATCGTCGGATATTATGCAGCGCTGCTGTCGCTGGCTATGCGATACTTCGTAGACTCGTTCCAGTACACTCTTCCGTGGTCCGAGTGTCGTTCGGATTGGGATTGCGTAGACTCATCTAAGGCTTCGATTCACATTTCCAACAGTACGACTACGAAGCCATCTGCAGAGTTCTACTTCAC AAAGACTGTTACGGAACAATTCTCAGATCTTGAAAACGGGATCGGCATTCCAAATTACCAGCTAGTTCTCTGCTTGCTGGTCAGCTGGGTATTGATAACAGTGCTCGTAATCAAAGGAATCAAGAGCTCCGGCAAAGCATCCTACTTCCTTGCCATCTTTCCGTACGTTATCCTTTTTGGCTTACTGGTCCGTGCCGTCACTTTGGACGGAGCATTTGATGGCATCCGGTACTTGATCACACCTCAGTGGGACAAACTTCTGGACACTGAAGTTTGGTACGAGGCCGTATCTCAATGCTTTTTCTCCCTTACCGTTGGTTTGGGAGCCGTGATAGTGTACTCTTCGTTCAACAGTTTCTCCAATAACATCTACCG CGACGCCATGATCATCTCCTGGCTGGACACTTTCACCTCGATGCTCTCGGGAGTGATCGTATTTGGAGTGGTCGGTAACGTAGCCTACATAACCAAGAAGAACGTAACGGATGTCATGAAAGGAGGTCCAGAGTTGACGTTTGTGGTGTATCCGGACGCTATTGCCAAGATGCCCACGTGGCCCAATTTCTTCGCGGTGATGTTCTTCCTGATGTTCATCCTGCTTGGTTTGGGCAGTAATATGGGAATTGTGACGACGATCTTGACCTCGATCAAGGATCGCTATCCGGGAGTGAAAATCTGGAAGGTGGTTATCGCGATCGCGGTGGCAGGGTTCTGCTGCGGACTGGTGTACATCTCACCC GGCGGGTTCTACGTACTAGACGTGGTAGACTACTATGGCGTTACGTTCCCCACTTTGGTACTGGTAGTTCTGGAAGCGTTCACCTTCTGTTGGCTGTATGGCGTAAATCGTATCTGTATGGATATCAAATTCATGCTCGGCATCAAAactggaattttctggagaatatGTTGGGGTTTCCTGACACTGTCCATCCTTATTACCATCACTTGTATGCAAGTATTCAAATACAAAGCAAAAAAGGTGCCCCATGGCTATAACG TTTTCGGTTGGTGTCTCTTCGGCGTGACCGTACTTCAAGTTGTTGGTTGGGCCATCTATGCCACTGCCCGGCAACCACAGAGCAGTTTTGGAAGTAAACTATGTAATGCCCTCAAGCCAACTGATGATTGGGGTCCAGAATCTGAGCAGGTTAAACGGAACTACAATGTAACGGTGGCAAAGCGCAAAACAAAACGTTCCAGAATAAAAACACTGCGAGCGAGAGTATTTAAAAATGTTTCGAAATGA